A single region of the Gracilibacillus caseinilyticus genome encodes:
- a CDS encoding metal-sensing transcriptional repressor: MTDSLHQHPSKPRSNDEKQAVVNRLKRIEGQVRGIQKMIDEDRYCVDILVQISAINAALKKVGFSITERHIKHCVSDAILSGEGDQTIEELMDVMKQFSK, encoded by the coding sequence TTGACAGATTCATTGCATCAGCACCCAAGTAAACCAAGGTCTAATGATGAAAAGCAAGCGGTGGTGAATCGATTAAAACGTATAGAAGGACAAGTTAGGGGTATACAAAAAATGATAGACGAAGATCGCTATTGTGTCGATATACTCGTGCAAATAAGTGCGATCAATGCTGCATTAAAAAAGGTTGGCTTTTCCATCACAGAAAGACATATTAAACATTGTGTCAGTGACGCCATTCTTTCAGGTGAAGGCGATCAGACAATTGAAGAGTTAATGGATGTTATGAAGCAATTTTCCAAGTAG
- a CDS encoding lysine N(6)-hydroxylase/L-ornithine N(5)-oxygenase family protein — protein MEQYDVIGIGLGPYNLGLATLTTERSDLKTIFFDQNGEFAWHPGMLINGTDLQVSFLADLVTLANPTSKYTFLNYLHEQNRLYKFFFFHKFEMPRKEYADYLKWVANQLPTCNFQSEIIDVIDHGDHFEVVVNHWGLQQTKSYYAKHVVMGTGGEPVIPVDLDQTESEKAFHSSQYLYHKDHTIKAKHITVVGSGQSASEIFYDLLKLQEHFDYHLSWYTRSPGFLQLDNSKLGQEVFTPDYVDYFHNLSYKERVDSLEHLGQLRKGIDGETLHKIHELLYHRSVGNKKLPITIQPLTEIQHAENEGFGVKVKANQWQKDEKFTFSTEKLILATGYKPNIPDWFYKRFGDKVIWEDDKRYKVNQQFKLAFKDDNQRDHHFYTLTNLEHSHGTGATNLGLAVDRNIQIINEIAGKTIYPEQRDTTFTEFNPANY, from the coding sequence ATGGAACAATATGATGTTATCGGGATCGGCCTTGGCCCCTACAATCTCGGTCTTGCAACATTAACGACGGAACGATCAGATTTGAAGACAATATTCTTTGACCAGAATGGAGAATTTGCTTGGCATCCTGGAATGTTAATCAATGGTACTGATTTACAAGTGTCCTTTCTGGCCGATTTGGTCACGTTGGCGAATCCCACTAGTAAGTATACGTTCTTAAATTATTTACATGAACAAAACCGCTTATATAAATTTTTCTTTTTTCATAAATTTGAGATGCCGCGGAAGGAATATGCGGATTATTTAAAATGGGTGGCCAATCAGCTGCCAACCTGTAACTTCCAATCAGAAATAATAGATGTCATTGATCATGGTGATCATTTTGAGGTTGTTGTTAATCACTGGGGACTGCAGCAGACAAAATCTTACTATGCAAAGCATGTCGTAATGGGAACTGGTGGCGAGCCTGTCATTCCTGTTGATCTCGATCAGACAGAATCAGAAAAAGCCTTTCACTCCAGTCAATATCTCTATCATAAAGATCACACCATTAAAGCAAAGCATATTACAGTGGTTGGTTCGGGACAAAGTGCTTCCGAGATTTTTTATGATTTATTAAAGCTGCAGGAACATTTTGATTATCATTTATCATGGTATACACGTTCCCCTGGTTTTCTTCAGCTCGATAATTCGAAGCTTGGCCAGGAGGTATTCACCCCTGACTATGTCGATTATTTTCATAATCTTTCCTACAAAGAGCGTGTGGATTCGCTGGAGCACCTTGGTCAATTGCGAAAAGGAATTGATGGCGAAACGTTACATAAAATTCATGAATTATTGTATCATCGTTCGGTAGGTAACAAGAAATTACCCATTACGATTCAACCACTAACCGAAATTCAACATGCTGAAAATGAAGGGTTCGGGGTAAAGGTTAAAGCGAATCAATGGCAAAAAGATGAAAAATTTACGTTTTCGACTGAAAAATTAATTTTAGCTACCGGCTATAAACCGAACATACCTGACTGGTTTTACAAGAGATTCGGCGATAAAGTTATTTGGGAAGATGATAAACGCTACAAAGTAAATCAGCAATTCAAGCTTGCTTTCAAAGATGATAACCAACGCGATCATCATTTTTATACGTTAACGAACTTAGAGCATTCCCACGGTACTGGCGCAACGAATTTAGGCTTAGCTGTTGATCGAAATATCCAAATCATCAATGAAATAGCAGGTAAAACCATTTATCCTGAACAAAGAGATACGACCTTTACCGAATTCAATCCCGCTAATTATTAG
- a CDS encoding SOS response-associated peptidase: MEKEVIQMCGRFTLETSKEVIESELGIELYDYIPSYNIAPTQQVLALVGTTEGKKAGYLQWGLVPSWSKDPKFGSKMINARSESVDEKPSFKQLLTRRRCLIVADSFYEWKKDGEEKQPYRITVNDGGLFTFAGLWDRWQQEDQMLVTCTILTTKPNALMDSLHHRMPVILGEQAQNDWLDPNIEDKHYLKGLLQPFESTTMAAHPVSKRVNNPRNNDHALIEPVS, encoded by the coding sequence TTGGAAAAGGAAGTGATCCAGATGTGTGGCAGATTCACTTTGGAGACATCGAAGGAAGTAATCGAGAGTGAATTGGGAATTGAACTGTATGACTACATTCCAAGTTATAACATCGCACCGACTCAGCAAGTGCTAGCATTGGTTGGTACAACTGAGGGGAAAAAAGCAGGATACTTACAGTGGGGATTAGTTCCTAGCTGGTCCAAAGATCCGAAGTTTGGAAGTAAAATGATCAATGCAAGAAGTGAAAGCGTAGATGAAAAACCTTCATTTAAACAATTATTAACTCGCCGTCGTTGCCTGATTGTAGCCGATAGTTTCTATGAATGGAAAAAAGATGGAGAAGAAAAACAACCTTATCGAATCACAGTTAATGATGGAGGATTATTTACTTTTGCCGGATTATGGGATAGGTGGCAGCAAGAAGATCAAATGCTAGTAACATGTACGATATTGACCACCAAGCCGAATGCGTTAATGGATTCCCTACATCACCGGATGCCAGTGATTTTGGGAGAGCAGGCACAAAACGACTGGCTTGATCCGAATATAGAAGATAAGCACTATTTAAAAGGGTTACTGCAACCATTTGAATCAACCACAATGGCAGCACATCCCGTATCTAAGCGAGTGAATAATCCCCGAAATAATGATCATGCATTAATAGAACCAGTTTCATGA
- the queC gene encoding 7-cyano-7-deazaguanine synthase QueC, translating into MEKNNRAVVVFSGGQDSTTCLFWAMKQFDHVELVTFDYQQRHHAEIEVAKEIANEQGLTHHVLDMALLNQLAPNALTRKEIEVSNETEDEVPNTFVPGRNLLFLSFAAILAKQIDAKHIVTGVCETDFSGYPDCRDVFVKSLNVTLNLSMADQFVLHTPLMWLDKAQTWELADQLSVLEYIRDKTLTCYNGIKGSGCGECPACQLRQRGLDKYMQSTDGVNK; encoded by the coding sequence ATGGAAAAAAATAATCGTGCAGTTGTCGTTTTTAGTGGGGGACAAGATAGTACAACTTGTCTGTTTTGGGCGATGAAACAATTTGACCACGTGGAATTGGTCACCTTTGATTATCAACAACGACATCACGCTGAAATAGAGGTGGCAAAAGAAATTGCCAATGAGCAAGGTTTAACACATCATGTATTAGATATGGCATTACTCAACCAATTAGCACCTAACGCACTAACCAGAAAAGAAATAGAGGTTTCCAATGAGACAGAAGATGAAGTACCGAATACATTTGTACCTGGTCGTAATCTATTATTCTTGTCCTTTGCAGCAATTCTTGCGAAACAGATTGATGCGAAGCATATAGTGACAGGAGTTTGCGAGACTGATTTTAGCGGATATCCGGATTGTCGCGATGTATTTGTGAAGTCGCTAAATGTGACACTTAATTTATCGATGGCAGATCAATTTGTCTTACATACGCCGCTAATGTGGTTGGATAAAGCACAGACTTGGGAACTGGCCGATCAATTAAGTGTATTGGAATACATCCGGGATAAAACGTTAACTTGTTACAACGGTATAAAAGGCAGTGGTTGCGGTGAATGCCCAGCCTGCCAGTTAAGACAAAGAGGATTGGATAAATATATGCAATCGACAGATGGAGTGAATAAGTAA
- a CDS encoding VLRF1 family aeRF1-type release factor translates to MDINKEIKKLEQIYLEKPQRVFTMYLNTDPSDPDQQGGEWKLHLKNGLNSFENYLQEDGDSDEKRNYWAVKEKVEQFMHDNEQELAKSVVIIANADESVWFAHKFQMPVKTEFSWEEQPKLEQLKEMYNQFPETGIILTQKEAIKILDTELGTLKDTKLYEMDLDTEDWREHTGPHGAGVSMGTGGKNNQQEQFESRFEANRYRWYKSIGSTLDKVAKNRNWQHIYIVGKKDEAEDLVHNMSKEVTDIVPKNMLEHEEMKIINEVVV, encoded by the coding sequence ATGGATATTAATAAAGAGATCAAAAAATTAGAACAAATTTATTTAGAAAAACCACAACGAGTATTTACGATGTATTTAAATACAGATCCGTCCGATCCTGATCAGCAAGGCGGTGAATGGAAGTTACATTTAAAAAATGGCTTAAATAGCTTTGAGAACTATTTGCAAGAAGACGGCGATTCTGATGAAAAAAGAAACTATTGGGCGGTGAAAGAGAAAGTAGAACAATTCATGCATGATAATGAACAAGAGTTAGCCAAAAGTGTCGTAATTATCGCAAATGCTGATGAATCAGTCTGGTTCGCTCACAAATTTCAAATGCCTGTGAAAACTGAATTCAGCTGGGAGGAACAGCCTAAGTTAGAGCAATTGAAAGAAATGTACAACCAATTCCCAGAGACAGGTATTATCTTAACACAAAAAGAGGCTATAAAAATCTTAGATACAGAACTAGGGACATTAAAAGATACCAAGCTATATGAAATGGACTTGGATACAGAGGATTGGCGAGAGCATACCGGACCACATGGCGCAGGTGTATCTATGGGAACAGGTGGTAAGAATAACCAGCAAGAACAATTTGAATCACGCTTTGAAGCTAATCGATATCGCTGGTACAAAAGCATTGGTTCAACACTGGATAAGGTAGCGAAAAATCGCAACTGGCAACATATTTATATTGTCGGCAAAAAAGACGAAGCAGAAGATCTAGTTCACAATATGAGCAAAGAAGTTACAGATATTGTTCCTAAAAATATGTTAGAACACGAAGAAATGAAAATTATTAATGAAGTGGTAGTATAA
- the queD gene encoding 6-carboxytetrahydropterin synthase QueD translates to MFGFQIVEELQKIDQDIKREQLKYHRKRVMVSKEFTFDAAHHLHCYEGKCKNLHGHTYKVIFGISGYVNDIGIVIDFGDIKKIWKEQIEVFLDHRYLNETLPNMNTTAENMVVWIFEKMEEALAHDSNECRMEFVRLFETPTSYAEARREWMISE, encoded by the coding sequence ATGTTTGGTTTTCAAATTGTGGAAGAATTACAGAAAATAGATCAGGATATTAAGCGTGAACAATTAAAATATCATCGTAAACGCGTGATGGTAAGTAAAGAATTCACGTTTGATGCTGCTCATCATCTACATTGCTATGAAGGCAAATGTAAAAATTTGCATGGACATACCTATAAAGTGATTTTTGGTATTAGCGGTTATGTGAACGATATTGGTATTGTCATCGATTTTGGTGATATCAAGAAAATTTGGAAGGAACAAATAGAAGTTTTTCTGGATCATCGCTATTTAAATGAAACATTACCAAACATGAATACAACGGCAGAGAACATGGTAGTCTGGATTTTTGAAAAAATGGAAGAAGCATTAGCACATGATTCGAACGAGTGCAGAATGGAATTTGTCCGTTTATTTGAAACACCGACAAGCTATGCAGAAGCAAGACGGGAGTGGATGATAAGTGAATAA
- the guaC gene encoding GMP reductase, whose translation MENVFDYEDIQLIPAKCIVNSRSECDTSIQFGKHTFRLPVVPANMQTIIDENIALYLAEHGYFYIMHRFEPETRKAFIQMMHEKTLISSISVGVKEEEYSFIEELANESLIPDYITIDIAHGHSNAVINMIQHIKKHLPVSFVIAGNVGTPEAVRELENAGADATKVGIGPGKVCITKVKTGFGTGGWQLAALRWCAKAATKPIIADGGIRTHGDIAKSVRFGASMVMIGSLFAGHEESPGITVEQDGKLFKEYFGSASEFQKGEKKNVEGKKIVVEYKGNLQDTLTEMEQDLQSSISYAGGTSLQAIGTVDYVVVKNSIFNGD comes from the coding sequence ATGGAAAATGTATTTGATTACGAAGATATTCAATTAATTCCCGCAAAATGTATTGTGAACAGCAGAAGTGAATGTGATACTTCTATTCAATTTGGAAAACACACATTCCGTTTACCAGTAGTCCCTGCAAATATGCAAACCATTATAGATGAAAACATTGCACTATACCTTGCCGAACATGGTTATTTTTATATCATGCATCGTTTTGAGCCCGAAACAAGAAAGGCTTTCATTCAAATGATGCATGAGAAAACATTAATCAGCTCCATTAGTGTAGGAGTAAAAGAAGAAGAGTACAGCTTTATTGAAGAACTAGCAAACGAATCCTTGATTCCTGATTATATAACAATTGATATTGCTCACGGTCATTCAAACGCCGTGATTAACATGATTCAACATATAAAAAAACACCTGCCAGTCAGCTTTGTCATTGCTGGAAATGTCGGTACACCAGAAGCCGTTCGCGAATTAGAGAACGCTGGTGCTGATGCAACCAAGGTTGGTATTGGACCAGGGAAAGTATGTATTACCAAGGTAAAAACAGGCTTTGGTACAGGCGGTTGGCAACTGGCAGCACTAAGATGGTGTGCGAAAGCAGCGACAAAACCTATTATCGCTGATGGAGGTATTCGTACACATGGTGATATTGCCAAATCTGTGCGTTTCGGAGCTTCTATGGTTATGATTGGTTCCTTATTCGCCGGTCATGAAGAATCACCAGGTATAACGGTCGAACAAGATGGTAAGCTTTTTAAAGAATATTTCGGTTCCGCTTCCGAATTTCAAAAAGGCGAAAAGAAAAACGTTGAAGGTAAAAAAATCGTAGTTGAGTATAAAGGAAATTTGCAGGACACATTAACAGAAATGGAACAAGACCTGCAATCTTCTATTTCTTACGCAGGCGGTACTTCACTGCAAGCAATCGGAACTGTTGATTACGTAGTAGTGAAAAACTCTATTTTCAATGGTGATTGA
- the queE gene encoding 7-carboxy-7-deazaguanine synthase QueE, which produces MNKVPVLEIFGPTIQGEGMVVGRKTMFVRTAGCDYSCAWCDSKFTWDGSAKEDINMMTADSVFQRLKELGDNQFDHVTISGGNPALLKSIDGLIEILHANEIEVALETQGSRWQDWFVKIDDLTISPKPPSSKMKTDWSVLDDIFEQLKEHQRLNHTSLKIVVFDQEDLHFAEELHQRYPAIAFYLQVGNEDVEEAGTDQIASRLLNSYQWLIDQVMSNGRLNRVHVLPQLHTLVWGNKRGV; this is translated from the coding sequence GTGAATAAAGTGCCTGTCCTTGAAATATTCGGTCCAACGATTCAAGGTGAAGGGATGGTTGTTGGCAGAAAGACGATGTTTGTCCGTACTGCCGGCTGTGATTACAGTTGTGCCTGGTGTGATTCAAAATTCACTTGGGACGGTAGTGCAAAGGAGGACATAAACATGATGACAGCAGATAGCGTCTTTCAACGGTTGAAAGAGTTAGGTGACAATCAGTTTGATCATGTCACGATATCTGGAGGAAATCCTGCATTATTAAAAAGTATAGATGGTTTGATCGAAATTCTTCATGCAAATGAGATAGAGGTGGCACTTGAAACCCAAGGCAGCCGTTGGCAGGATTGGTTTGTCAAAATAGATGATTTGACAATCAGTCCCAAACCACCAAGCTCAAAAATGAAGACGGATTGGTCTGTATTAGATGATATTTTCGAACAATTAAAAGAACATCAACGTCTGAATCATACGAGTTTGAAGATAGTCGTTTTTGATCAAGAAGATTTGCATTTTGCTGAAGAATTGCATCAACGTTATCCTGCGATTGCTTTTTACTTGCAGGTAGGAAATGAAGATGTAGAGGAAGCAGGCACTGATCAGATCGCCAGTCGTTTACTGAACAGCTATCAGTGGCTTATCGATCAGGTGATGTCCAACGGGCGGTTAAATCGTGTTCATGTATTACCACAGCTTCATACGTTAGTGTGGGGTAATAAAAGAGGGGTATAG
- a CDS encoding Cof-type HAD-IIB family hydrolase: MKLIATDLDGTLLNEKHEISQENMEAIQLAKDNGIEVIVATGRSYNAAKKPLESAGLSCPIICLNGAKVHNKAGKILSTAPLDKAICKVIQQACETQGIYFEVFTNQGGFSKSRDQFIEVMVDINKSAFPDLDTDALRKRATDRFQEEEMIMTDDFDALFNRSDIEVYKILAFSLEQKNLDKVANDLQGEQTLTITSSGHSNLEFNDVNAQKGLALQTYAEQINVALEDVMAIGDNYNDLSMLKIAGRGVAMGNADDDIKMACTHTTKTNLKNGVSYAIKEMLAEHYKM; this comes from the coding sequence ATGAAATTAATCGCCACAGATTTAGACGGAACTTTACTGAATGAAAAGCATGAAATAAGCCAAGAAAATATGGAGGCAATCCAATTGGCAAAAGATAATGGTATAGAAGTTATTGTTGCCACTGGCAGATCTTATAATGCAGCCAAAAAACCTCTGGAAAGCGCCGGCTTATCCTGTCCAATCATCTGTCTAAACGGGGCCAAGGTGCACAATAAAGCTGGAAAGATTTTATCAACCGCCCCATTAGATAAAGCCATCTGTAAAGTCATTCAACAAGCCTGCGAAACTCAAGGTATTTATTTTGAAGTATTTACGAATCAGGGTGGTTTCTCAAAAAGCCGTGATCAATTCATTGAAGTGATGGTAGATATCAACAAATCTGCCTTTCCTGATCTTGATACTGATGCATTACGAAAGCGTGCTACAGACCGTTTTCAAGAAGAAGAAATGATCATGACGGATGATTTTGATGCGTTGTTTAATCGCTCGGATATAGAAGTTTATAAAATATTAGCCTTCTCATTAGAACAAAAGAATTTAGATAAAGTGGCAAATGATTTACAAGGTGAACAGACACTTACCATAACTTCATCCGGCCATTCTAACCTGGAATTTAACGATGTCAATGCTCAAAAAGGGTTAGCATTACAAACTTATGCGGAACAGATAAACGTTGCGTTAGAGGATGTAATGGCTATCGGGGATAATTATAATGATTTGTCGATGCTTAAGATAGCCGGTCGTGGTGTAGCGATGGGCAATGCCGACGACGACATTAAAATGGCCTGTACACATACAACAAAAACCAATCTAAAAAACGGGGTCAGCTATGCCATAAAAGAAATGCTAGCTGAACACTACAAGATGTAG
- a CDS encoding DUF4870 domain-containing protein, with product MSSSDERLFAMLIYLLSFFTTILGPLIIWLMKRDESDFIDYHGKEYFNFFISFSIYGIVSGMLVFVVIGVALLPLIGIAAFVLTIIALIKAYNGEKYSIPLVIHLIK from the coding sequence TTGAGCAGCAGTGATGAACGATTGTTTGCCATGTTAATTTACTTACTTAGTTTTTTTACCACCATTCTCGGACCCTTAATTATCTGGTTGATGAAGCGAGATGAATCTGATTTTATTGACTATCATGGGAAAGAATATTTCAACTTCTTTATTTCATTTTCGATTTACGGCATTGTTAGCGGCATGTTGGTTTTTGTAGTAATAGGGGTAGCACTTCTTCCTCTAATCGGAATTGCCGCATTTGTTTTAACGATTATTGCACTAATTAAAGCGTATAATGGTGAAAAATATTCAATACCTTTAGTCATCCATTTGATTAAGTAA
- a CDS encoding thioredoxin family protein, producing the protein MFETLKSEQDINLFLQEEDIFFLYISKNNCSVCHSLLPQIETIMERYPRIVTRQVIVDEIPSLASKFSIFTAPVLLLFVNGKEYLREARIVHLDQFQFKLDKVYQNY; encoded by the coding sequence ATGTTTGAAACTTTAAAAAGCGAACAAGATATTAACCTTTTCTTACAAGAAGAAGATATATTTTTTCTTTATATTTCGAAGAACAATTGTAGTGTATGCCATAGCTTGCTTCCTCAAATAGAAACAATCATGGAAAGATATCCCCGCATAGTGACACGTCAGGTTATCGTGGATGAGATACCTTCCTTAGCAAGCAAATTCTCAATATTCACAGCTCCAGTATTATTATTATTCGTTAACGGAAAAGAATACTTGCGGGAGGCTAGAATTGTGCATCTTGATCAATTTCAGTTTAAATTAGATAAAGTGTATCAAAACTATTGA
- the copZ gene encoding copper chaperone CopZ, producing MEQTTLQVQGMTCGHCKASVEGALKELKGITTTEVHLDKGTVDVSYEENQVSVDDMKEAIEEQGYDIQ from the coding sequence ATGGAACAAACAACATTGCAAGTACAAGGTATGACATGTGGTCATTGTAAAGCTTCTGTAGAAGGAGCCTTAAAGGAATTAAAAGGTATCACCACAACAGAGGTTCATCTTGATAAAGGGACAGTAGATGTATCTTATGAAGAGAATCAAGTGAGTGTTGATGACATGAAAGAGGCAATTGAAGAGCAGGGGTATGATATTCAATAA
- a CDS encoding heavy metal translocating P-type ATPase, with protein MSDIQEMRFEVTGMTCAACSNRIEKVLNKMDYVEAQVNLTTEQAAVSYNPETVTFEDIQAKIEKIGYGVKWEQIDLAVEGMTCAACANRIEKVLNKQQGIQKATVNLATESASVHYQPSIMDTGDMINRIQKLGYDAKVKEDSREQSTQKEKAQQQLRMKLIISAVLTIPLFATMLIHLFNIPLPGILMNPWFQLVLATPVQFFIGWRFYRGAYKNLRNKTANMDVLVALGTSVAYFYSLYETLQTVNQKAYEPHLYFETSAVIITLILFGKYLETAAKSKTTTALKALLELQAKEARVIRENKEHMLPVSEVVVGDHIIVKPGEKIPVDGTIIKGHTSIDESMITGESIPVEKSEADQVIGSTINKHGSITLEATKVGKDTALASIIKVVEDAQGSKAPIQRLADVIAGYFVQIVVAIAIVTLLIWMLFIRPGELEPALLAMIAVLVIACPCALGLATPTSIMVGTGKAAELGILFKGGEHLERTHQLDAVIFDKTGTLTNGRPEVTDYQGDRQTLQLLASAEYYSEHPLAEAIVTYANQQQLTLSELDSFEAVPGRGIQAEIEGEKLLAGNRKWLAENGIQIDTMDDTVKEYENAGKTAMLIAINGSLTGVIAVADTIKDSASEAIRRLHAQGLEVMMLTGDNQTTAEAIADQLGIKHVFAEVLPEQKAEKVKEVQLSGNSIAMVGDGINDAPALAVADIGIAIGTGTEVAIEAADVTILGGDLLLLPKAIQLSHATIRNIRQNLFWAFAYNSAGIPIAAAGILAPWIAGAAMAFSSVSVVTNALRLKRVKI; from the coding sequence ATGTCTGACATACAAGAGATGCGTTTCGAAGTAACTGGAATGACATGCGCAGCTTGCTCCAATCGAATCGAAAAAGTTCTTAATAAAATGGATTATGTAGAGGCTCAAGTCAATTTAACGACGGAACAAGCAGCCGTATCGTATAATCCTGAAACAGTTACCTTTGAGGATATTCAAGCAAAAATTGAAAAAATAGGGTATGGAGTTAAGTGGGAACAGATCGATTTGGCGGTTGAAGGCATGACATGTGCAGCATGTGCAAATCGCATTGAAAAAGTATTAAATAAGCAGCAAGGTATACAAAAAGCAACGGTCAATCTAGCAACAGAAAGTGCATCTGTCCACTATCAGCCATCCATTATGGATACCGGCGATATGATCAACCGTATTCAGAAGCTAGGATATGATGCCAAAGTAAAAGAAGACAGTCGTGAACAAAGCACGCAAAAAGAAAAAGCACAACAGCAATTAAGAATGAAATTAATTATTTCTGCTGTGTTGACAATACCTCTTTTTGCGACAATGCTCATTCATCTATTTAATATACCATTACCTGGTATTCTTATGAATCCATGGTTTCAATTGGTGCTTGCCACCCCTGTTCAATTTTTCATAGGTTGGCGCTTTTATCGAGGAGCCTATAAAAATCTTCGTAATAAAACGGCAAACATGGATGTGCTGGTGGCATTGGGAACAAGCGTAGCTTACTTTTACAGTTTGTACGAGACTCTTCAGACTGTTAATCAGAAAGCGTATGAGCCACATCTTTATTTTGAAACGAGTGCTGTGATTATTACATTGATTCTTTTTGGTAAATATCTAGAAACAGCGGCTAAGAGCAAGACGACTACTGCGCTTAAAGCTTTGCTGGAATTGCAGGCAAAGGAAGCAAGAGTCATTCGGGAAAACAAAGAACACATGCTTCCGGTTAGTGAAGTAGTCGTTGGTGATCATATCATCGTAAAACCAGGAGAAAAAATACCGGTAGACGGTACCATAATCAAAGGACATACCTCCATTGATGAGTCGATGATTACTGGTGAGTCAATTCCAGTAGAAAAAAGCGAAGCAGACCAAGTGATTGGATCCACCATTAATAAACACGGATCGATTACTTTAGAAGCAACAAAGGTAGGGAAAGATACGGCGTTAGCTTCCATTATTAAAGTAGTGGAGGATGCCCAAGGATCAAAAGCACCGATTCAACGATTGGCTGATGTAATTGCTGGCTATTTCGTCCAAATCGTTGTGGCTATTGCTATCGTGACATTATTAATTTGGATGTTGTTTATTAGGCCGGGTGAGCTAGAACCAGCGTTACTTGCGATGATTGCGGTACTGGTGATTGCTTGTCCATGTGCTTTAGGATTAGCCACACCAACTTCTATCATGGTAGGGACAGGAAAAGCAGCAGAACTTGGTATTCTCTTTAAAGGCGGCGAGCACCTGGAACGAACACATCAACTGGATGCTGTTATTTTTGATAAGACCGGTACGTTAACAAATGGCAGACCTGAAGTGACGGATTATCAGGGAGATCGCCAAACATTGCAATTACTGGCAAGTGCTGAATATTATTCCGAGCATCCGTTAGCAGAAGCAATTGTAACTTATGCCAATCAACAACAATTAACACTGTCGGAACTTGATTCATTTGAGGCAGTACCAGGGAGAGGTATCCAAGCGGAAATAGAAGGTGAAAAGCTTTTAGCCGGGAATCGAAAATGGTTAGCGGAAAATGGTATTCAAATCGACACGATGGACGATACTGTGAAGGAGTATGAAAATGCTGGGAAAACGGCGATGCTAATTGCAATAAATGGTTCCTTAACAGGGGTAATTGCTGTTGCTGATACGATAAAAGATTCAGCGTCAGAAGCAATTCGCCGACTGCATGCACAGGGGTTAGAAGTTATGATGCTGACTGGCGATAACCAGACGACAGCCGAAGCAATTGCTGATCAGCTAGGCATCAAGCACGTATTCGCCGAAGTTTTACCAGAGCAAAAGGCGGAGAAAGTGAAAGAAGTACAACTATCAGGTAACTCCATTGCAATGGTAGGCGATGGAATCAATGATGCACCAGCACTGGCAGTTGCTGACATTGGTATTGCGATTGGAACGGGTACCGAAGTAGCAATTGAAGCTGCTGACGTTACAATCCTTGGTGGTGACTTATTATTACTTCCAAAAGCTATTCAGCTCAGTCATGCAACAATTCGCAACATCAGGCAAAACTTATTTTGGGCATTTGCCTACAATAGTGCCGGAATACCGATTGCAGCTGCTGGAATTTTAGCGCCATGGATTGCAGGCGCAGCAATGGCATTTAGTTCCGTCAGTGTAGTGACAAATGCACTTCGGTTAAAACGAGTAAAAATTTAA